ATGCGATGCGGCCCGCCGCGCCGGCGCGGCTCATCGCATCGAAGTTCATCATCGTCGACCAGCTACCGCCGGTGATCTGCGCGCCCAGCACGGGATCGTTGAACTTGGGATCATTGGAGGCGAGCTGGACCCGCATGTCCTTCCAGTTCGCGCCGAGCTCCTCGGCCACGATCTGCGCCATAGTCGAGGCGATGTGCTGGCCCATGTCGGCCTTGCCGCAGGTCACGGTGACGAGACCGTCGTGACCGATCGCGTACCAGACGGTCGGCTCGAAATGGGCGGGCGCCGCGGCAAGGGCCTGATCGATGCCGGGAACGGCGGCATAGCCGAGCACGAGGCCGGTTGCCGCGGTGCCGACCAGGAAGGAACGGCGGCTGAGGTCGGCGGATGTGCCTTGCGGAATTTTCACGTGGCTATTCATGTGGGCCTCCGGTCGCTTCCGGTGGCCGACGCGGTGCGCATCTCGGATGCTGCGCGCATGATCGCCTTCTGGATTCGTGAGTAGGTCATGCAACGGCAGAGATTGCCGTCCATATGCGCGACCACTTCATCCTTCGTCGGGTTGGAGTTCTTCGACAGCAAGGCTGCCGCCTGCATGATCTGGCCGGATTGGCAGTAACCGCATTGCGGGACCTGCTCGGCGATCCAGGCTTTCTGCAAGGGGTGATCGCCCTTGGCGGAGAGCCCTTCGATGGTGACGATCTTCTTGCCCACGGCGTCGGCGACGGAGGTCTGGCAGGACCGCACCGCTTCGCCGTTGAGGTGGACCGTGCAGGCGCCACAGAGACCCGCGCCGCAACCGAACTTGGTGCCGGTCATCTGCAATTGCTCGCGGATGACCCATAGCAGCGGCGTGTCGTGTGCCGCCTCGACGGACATATTCCGTCCGTTGATATTGAGATTAGGCATCTCTCTCCCCTTCCGGTGCATGAAGCCGCTTACGGCGGCAACTCACTTTTTGGGTCGTGGCTGGCGCCCACCGGGTCAGCGACAGTTGCCGTGACAATGATCCGGTTACCGTCGGGAGGCAATTCAATTTGGAACTGTTCGAAGAGAATAGTTTTTTGAAGCGAACGATTGTGCGATGCGGCACAGATCTGTCACCGCGATGTCAATGACAGA
The DNA window shown above is from Bradyrhizobium sp. ISRA464 and carries:
- a CDS encoding (2Fe-2S)-binding protein, yielding MPNLNINGRNMSVEAAHDTPLLWVIREQLQMTGTKFGCGAGLCGACTVHLNGEAVRSCQTSVADAVGKKIVTIEGLSAKGDHPLQKAWIAEQVPQCGYCQSGQIMQAAALLSKNSNPTKDEVVAHMDGNLCRCMTYSRIQKAIMRAASEMRTASATGSDRRPT